The segment AAGCAAGAAGTGATATAACGAATGCAAGAAGAAAAAACCCACTTTGGCTATCAAGAAGTGCCCAAAGATCATAAACAAGGCCTCGTAAAACAGGTCTTTGATTCCGTCACAGAACAATATGACTTGATGAATGATGTCATGTCCTTTGGTGTGCATCATCTTTGGAAAGAGTTTGCAGTGCGAAGTGCACAGCTCAAAAAACATCAAGTTATTTTAGATCTTGCAGCAGGTACCTGTGATCTCACTACCTTGGTAGTCAAACATCTCAAAGGGGATTGTTCCGTTATTGCTTCTGATATCAATGCAAGCATGTTAAAAAAAGGCCAATATCGATTATTGGATAAAGGCTTGCACAAGAATATTAATTTTGTCCAAGCCAATGCTGAATACTTACCCTTCCCAGATAATAGTTTTGATCGCATCTTCATGGGCTTTGGGCTACGCAATGTAACGGATAAGGCAAAAGCACTGGCCAGTATCTATCGCTGCCTAAAACCAGGCGGACAGTGCCTTGTCTTAGAATTTTCACACTGTACCGATCCCATTGTTAGCAAATTATATAATCTTTACTCCTTCAAACTCTTACCTAAATTTGGGCAATGGATAGCAAAAGATAAAGATTCTTATCAATATTTAGCAGAATCCATCCGCATGCATGAAACACAAGAAGCCTTAAAAGCAATGTTCTTATCCTCAGGATTCGAGGCTTGCAGCTATGAGAATCTGACCTTTGGCATCGTGGCTGTTCATAAGGGTTTTAAATTCTAATGCAACACAAAGCATTGCACTTCATATTCTCAAGCTTAAAAACATTAGTGCGTAAGCTAGACCCTTATGTTTTTGATCCTCTTGAAGCTCATGAAAATAAATTAATTGGCATCGAAATTCAGAATGTACTCACACTCACGCTACAAGTACAAAACAAAGATCTCTTATTGATAGATTCGGATAGCTTACAAGCCTCTGATCAATATGACTGTTTTATTCAAGGGCGCTTAGCGTCTTTTCTAGATATTATTTTCAAATATAAAATGTTTGTGCCTGGCCAAGGCATTACGCTGAAGGGGGATACCCATCTAGCCCAAGCCTTTTTTAATTGCTTTAAACAAATGGATCCTGATTGTGCAAGCATCTTTGAGCAGCAGCTCCCTGCCCCATTCGTGGCGTTGCTCAGCCTCTTGTCTAACAACCTAAGCGCTGAATTAAAACTATGGCACAAGAACCGCAAAGGCAATTTACGCACTTTTTTACAAGATGAAACACAATGCTTACCCAGCAAAGGTAGTGTACAACAATTTGAAGTACACCTTTCCAATTTAATGCAACAATTTGAGCATTTAGATGCAAAATTAAACAAGCTGATGACCTACAAAGTTCCGAGTATATAATGAATGCAATGAAGAAAATGCTTCGCTTTATCTATATCAACTATATTCTACTCAAATATGGCTTAGATAACTTGGTTTGGAGCACACCTCTACTTCGCCCTTTAAAAATTCTCATTATCTTTTTCCCGTGGCGCTGGTTTAGAAACAATGAACGACCAACAGGGATTGCTATAAGAGAAGCATTAGAAGAACTAGGGCCTATTTTTGTTAAATTTGGCCAACTACTTTCAACACGCCAAGATTTATTGCCGGATGATATTGCAAGCGAACTCACCAAGCTACAAGACAAAGTTCCACCCTTTGCATCCTCCATTGCAAAAGACATGATTGAAAAAAGTTTAAACCAACCCATAGAGGCGCTCTTTAAAGAATTTGATCTCACGCCAATTGCATCTGCATCTATTTCTCAAGTGCATCGAGCAACTTTATTTAATGGCAAAGAAGTTGTTGTGAAAGTATTGAGACCCAATCTTCGCCAACAGATTAAACAAGATCTTGGTTTGCTTGAAAGTTTTGCCAAAGCCTTACAACACGTCAGATCATTTAAGCGCTTCAAGCCTTTAGAAATCGTTCATGAAATAAGATCAACGCTCTTAGATGAAATTGACCTATTAAAAGAAGCAGCCAATGCATCACAATTAAAAAGAAATTTCTCAAACCAAAACATTCTTTACGTGCCAGAAGTCTATTGGGATTATTGCCGCAAAGATGTACTTGTCATAGAAAGAATTGAGGGTGTACGTATCAGCGATATTGATACCTTGAATGCACATCATATGAACCTTAAATGTTTGGCTGAACGTGGCGTTGAAATTTTTTTCACCCAAGTCTTCAGAGATTGCTTCTTTCATGCCGACATGCATCCTGGCAATATTTTTGCTGATACACAAAACCCGAGTAACCCAGGCTATATTGCTGTCGACTTTGGCATCATGGGCACTTTAGATCCCATTGATCAGCGCTACCTTGCTGAAAACTTTCTTGCTTTTTTTGAAAGAGATTATCGTCGCGTCGCAACCTTACATATTGAGTCAGGCTGGGTTCCCAAACATACTTCAATCGGTGCTTTTGAATCCGCAATACGCACGGTATGTGAACCCATTTTTGAAAAACCGCTGAAAAATATCTCTTTTGCGCAAACTTTATTACGATTGTTCCAAGTGGCTCGTAAATTTGATATGGAAATTCAACCACAATTACTCTTATTGCAAAAAACCCTCGTCAGCGTAGAAGGCTTAGGACGTCAGCTCTATCCCGATCTTGATTTATGGACAACCGCAAAACCATTTTTAGAAAAATGGCTTAAAGATCATTACAGCCCCAAAAAAATGCTACGCACCATCAAACAAAAGATCCCCAAGTGGGCAAATGAAGCCATTGAGATCCCTGATACTTTACATGAAGCCTTACAATACTGGCAGTCACATGTACGCCCTTATATGCAACATACTGCTTCTCAGAAAGTAAAAGCCAATGCACTCACCACGCGCTCTGTTGCTTATATTAGCTTGGGCTGTACCTTAATTCTTACTGCAACGATGATAGGTCTGCACACCTTGCCAGAAATATTCTTAGCACACTGGGGCTTACCTTTGTCTGGCCTTTGCGCTGCCATTGGCGTGTTTTGTCTGCGAAGAAAAGCAGGTTAATGTGGCTTAATGCGATTAAATTCGGGACGACACAACGGTCGTCCCCTACAAATAAGGGCACATTTTTATAATCAATCAAATAGCACTCAATAGAAAAATACATGCATTACGTAGATTAAGAGACCAGCAACAAAAATATATGTAGGGAACGACCTTGAGTGTTCCCTACGAATAAATATTCGTCATTGCGAGTGGAAGCCGTCTATCATTGATTGAAAAAGCACAAAAATATCACGGCTAAAGCGAAGCAATCTATCTTGAAATCTTTAAGAAGAGCACAGTAAGAAAGATTTCAAGATAGATTGCCACGCAAAAGACGTGATAGTTTATCTCTTATTTCACCTTTTTCCTGCGTCTTTTGCTCGCAACGACAAATTCTTAATTCGTGAGGATCACTCAAGGAAACGACCGTTGTGCCGTTCCCAAAATCCCACAATTTTTTGATTATACTGCAAAGTAAGCCTTTCACAGAATTCCTGATTCCCTGCCTCTACCAATTTTGGGAGACTGGCTAAAGCCTGGTGAGGCTTAATAAAACACCCTCTGCTACACTGAAGGAGTCCCTCTTTTTGGTTTCTTATGTGGCACGTCACTCTCTTTTTGGGGCAGATGATGTTTTTTAGTTTTTCTCTTGCTGTCTTCTTCCGTTTGAACATGCACATGGTGTGGCACAAATGATTTTCTGCTAGTACCTCCGTTTAACATCGCAGCAGGCATTACCCCTTTTTCATTCAGTTGAGAATGAGGCAGATCTAGAGATACAGTATCCTGAACAATAGCCTCATTCAACACCGTTTGCTGCGCCAATTGTTGCTCTGGTTTGCCCACAACCGCCTCTTTGAGGCGCCTAAAGAAATCACCAATTCCATGCCATAAGCGAGATAAAAAGCCAGGTCTTTCTTGGGTAGGTGCTACAACGGGAGCAACAAAAGGCACCGAGTCTAAGTGTACCTTCATCTCTTTGGCTTTTTGTACTGCACGCTGATCAACAACATGCTGCATTGTTGCCAGTTCTGCTTCTGCTTTCAATGTAGCATCTAAGCTGGATACTATATTTTTAACAACTTTAACAGATTGACCACTGATGGCTTCAATCAAGCTATTCGCACCAATTTGAATCACATTGTCTTTGATTTTTTCCACTGTTTCACGTTCTTCATGAGTTTTAGACACAGCTTTTACCTCTCTGGCATCCAAAACTTTGCGTGTCACATCTTCATAACTCATGGTATAGGTAGAAGCTTCATCGACCAGCGTTGGCAAATGCTTTGCGGCTTTGGCCAGTGCTTTGGTTTTCATGTGTGCGCCCTTGAACATACCTTGCATTGCTCTTAAATGTGGCTCTGTATCTGCATTTAAGCTGAAAAATTTATTCATGACGCCTTGCGCAGACGTATGCAATGCAGCTTTATGTTCATTGAAACTGCGCACTTGATCATAAAATTCTCGAGAAAGCGCTATCAATTTTGCTTCATGTTGCCCAATGATCTCTATTTGATTTGAAATTTCTGTGTTTTGCAACTCTATTGCTTTTTCGAGATCGGATGTTTCTTCATCAATTTTAGCAAGTTTAGCCTCAACTTCTTTAAAGGGGCGCATAATACCCAATTTTTGTCGTTCAGACTCTTTTTCTATGTCTTCACTTTTAATCTGCTTTTTCTCTTTAAGCACTGATATTTTACTGTCTTTAACCGTTGTTAGTTTATCAATATTAATTTGATGTTGTTGAATAAATTGTGCTTTACCAAGCTCTCTTTTCTGTTTGTACTCCGTAATTTTCTTTTGTACTTCAGGATGCGCTTCAGTAAACTGCCTTAAATCATTACTGTTTGCCGCAAGGCCACTAAAAAATCCTTTTTCTTTTTCATACTCTTTTTTTATGTAATCTATGGTTGCCTCTTGCGTGTTTTCATCATATTCTTTTATCGTTTTCAGTAGCTTTTTATTTGCCGTTTTTAAATTTTTATCATATTGTACAGAGATATCTAACTTTTCTTGCTTGTACTTCTTATTCAGGCTATTTAATTTTTTCTCTTTATTCGCTTCTAATGCATCAATCTGTCTAACAATATCTTCTCGTTTTTCTGCTGGCAAATATTGCTGATAAAGTTCTGGCTCTCTATGTTTTCGCACTTGTCGCAAGCTTTGCAAGCGTTGTAGATTAATTTGCTTTCTTTCCTTAAGCACTTCAACTTTGTTTTTGGCTTCATTGAAAGGCTCTTGCGCTTTGATGTATTTTTCTCTCAAAACAACATGACTGTCACATAATATTTGGAATTCTTTGTCTAAAGCCACTTTAGATTCATGTAATGCAATAACACGAGATCGCAACTGCAACCATTCTGCCTTGTTCTCCATTTTATCCAAGGCATGATTATTTTCTAAAATATCAATCGCAATTTTAACTTCTGTCAACATTTGATAGCTATAGCTTAAAGCC is part of the Candidatus Berkiella cookevillensis genome and harbors:
- the ubiE gene encoding bifunctional demethylmenaquinone methyltransferase/2-methoxy-6-polyprenyl-1,4-benzoquinol methylase UbiE → MQEEKTHFGYQEVPKDHKQGLVKQVFDSVTEQYDLMNDVMSFGVHHLWKEFAVRSAQLKKHQVILDLAAGTCDLTTLVVKHLKGDCSVIASDINASMLKKGQYRLLDKGLHKNINFVQANAEYLPFPDNSFDRIFMGFGLRNVTDKAKALASIYRCLKPGGQCLVLEFSHCTDPIVSKLYNLYSFKLLPKFGQWIAKDKDSYQYLAESIRMHETQEALKAMFLSSGFEACSYENLTFGIVAVHKGFKF
- the ubiB gene encoding ubiquinone biosynthesis regulatory protein kinase UbiB, translating into MKKMLRFIYINYILLKYGLDNLVWSTPLLRPLKILIIFFPWRWFRNNERPTGIAIREALEELGPIFVKFGQLLSTRQDLLPDDIASELTKLQDKVPPFASSIAKDMIEKSLNQPIEALFKEFDLTPIASASISQVHRATLFNGKEVVVKVLRPNLRQQIKQDLGLLESFAKALQHVRSFKRFKPLEIVHEIRSTLLDEIDLLKEAANASQLKRNFSNQNILYVPEVYWDYCRKDVLVIERIEGVRISDIDTLNAHHMNLKCLAERGVEIFFTQVFRDCFFHADMHPGNIFADTQNPSNPGYIAVDFGIMGTLDPIDQRYLAENFLAFFERDYRRVATLHIESGWVPKHTSIGAFESAIRTVCEPIFEKPLKNISFAQTLLRLFQVARKFDMEIQPQLLLLQKTLVSVEGLGRQLYPDLDLWTTAKPFLEKWLKDHYSPKKMLRTIKQKIPKWANEAIEIPDTLHEALQYWQSHVRPYMQHTASQKVKANALTTRSVAYISLGCTLILTATMIGLHTLPEIFLAHWGLPLSGLCAAIGVFCLRRKAG
- a CDS encoding SCP2 sterol-binding domain-containing protein, translating into MQHKALHFIFSSLKTLVRKLDPYVFDPLEAHENKLIGIEIQNVLTLTLQVQNKDLLLIDSDSLQASDQYDCFIQGRLASFLDIIFKYKMFVPGQGITLKGDTHLAQAFFNCFKQMDPDCASIFEQQLPAPFVALLSLLSNNLSAELKLWHKNRKGNLRTFLQDETQCLPSKGSVQQFEVHLSNLMQQFEHLDAKLNKLMTYKVPSI